A genomic region of Zalophus californianus isolate mZalCal1 chromosome 11, mZalCal1.pri.v2, whole genome shotgun sequence contains the following coding sequences:
- the CAT gene encoding catalase — protein sequence MADSRDPASDQMKSWKEQRAAQKPDVLTTGAGNPVGDKLNVMTAGPRGPLLVQDVVFTDEMAHFDRERIPERVVHAKGAGAFGYFEVTHDITRYSKAKVFEHIGKRTPIAVRFSTVAGESGSADTVRDPRGFAVKFYTEDGNWDLVGNNTPIFFVRDPILFPSFIHSQKRNPQTHLRDPDMVWDFWSLRPESLHQVSFLFSDRGIPDGHRHMNGYGSHAFKLTNEKGEVVYCKFHYKTDQGIKNLSVEDAARLSQEDPDYSLRDLFNAIATGNYPSWTFYIQVMTFNQVETFPFNPFDLTKVWPHQDYPLIPVGKLVLNRNPVNYFAEVEQLAFDPSNMPPGIEPSPDKMLQGRLFAYPDTHRHRLGPNYLQIPVNCPFRARVANYQRDGPMCVLDNQGGAPNYYPNSFSAPQQQPRAMQHSSRCSPDVQRFNSADEDNVTQVRTFYTKVLSEEERKRLCENIAGHLKDAQLFIQKKAVKNFSDVHPDYGARIQALLDKYNAEKPKNAIHTFMQHGSHLAAKEKANL from the exons AAACCTGATGTCCTGACCACCGGCGCCGGTAACCCAGTCGGAGACAAGCTTAATGTTATGACAGCGGGGCCCCGGGGGCCCCTTCTTGTTCAGGATGTGGTTTTCACTGATGAAATGGCTCACTTTGACCGGGAAAGAATCCCTGAGAGAGTCGTGCATGCCAAAGGAGCAG GGGCTTTTGGCTACTTCGAGGTCACGCATGACATTACCAGATACTCCAAAGCGAAGGTGTTTGAGCATATTGGAAAGAGGACTCCCATTGCGGTTCGATTCTCCACTGTCG CTGGAGAGTCAGGCTCAGCTGACACAGTTCGTGACCCTCGTGGGTTTGCAGTGAAATTTTACACAGAGGATGGTAATTGGGATCTTGTTGGAAATAACACCCCCATTTTCTTCGTCAGGGATCCCATATTG tTTCCATCCTTTATCCATAGTCAAAAGAGAAACCCTCAAACACACCTGAGGGATCCGGACATGGTCTGGGACTTCTGGAGCCTACGCCCTGAGTCTCTGCATCAG GTTTCCTTCTTGTTCAGTGATCGAGGGATTCCAGATGGACACAGGCACATGAATGGATATGGATCGCATGCTTTTAAGCTGACCAATGAGAAGGGAGAGGTGGTTTATTGCAAATTCCATTATAAG acTGACCAGGGCATCAAAAACCTTTCCGTTGAAGACGCAGCGAGACTTTCCCAGGAAGATCCTGACTACAGCCTGCGAGATCTTTTCAATGCCATTGCTACAGGCAACTACCCCTCCTGGACATTTTACATCCAGGTCATGACTTTTAATCAGGTGGAAACCTTTCCATTCAATCCATTTGATCTTACCAAG gtttgGCCTCACCAGGACTACCCTCTTATCCCAGTTGGTAAACTGGTCTTAAACCGGAATCCAGTTAATTACTTCGCTGAGGTTGAACAGTTGGCATTTGACCCAAGCAACATGCCACCTGGCATTGAGCCCAGCCCTGACAAAATGCTTCAG GGCCGCCTTTTTGCCTATCCTGACACTCACCGCCACCGCCTGGGACCCAACTATCTTCAGATACCTGTGAACTGTCCTTTCCGTGCTCGAGTGGCCAACTACCAGCGTGACGGCCCCATGTGCGTGCTCGACAATCAGG GTGGTGCTCCAAATTACTACCCCAATAGCTTTAGTGCTCCGCAACAGCAACCTCGTGCTATGCAACACAGCAGCCGGTGTTCTCCCGACGTGCAACGCTTCAACAGTGCTGACGAAGATAATGTCACTCAG GTACGGACGTTCTATACGAAGGTGCTGAGTGAAGAGGAGAGGAAACGCCTATGTGAGAACATTGCTGGCCATCTGAAGGACGCACAGCTTTTCATCCAGAAGAAAGCG GTCAAGAACTTCAGTGATGTCCATCCTGACTATGGGGCCCGCATTCAGGCTCTTTTGGACAAATACAACGCTGAGAAACCTAAG AACGCGATTCACACCTTTATGCAGCATGGTTCTCACCTGGCTGCAAAGGAGAAAGCCAACCTGTGA